In a genomic window of Quercus lobata isolate SW786 chromosome 4, ValleyOak3.0 Primary Assembly, whole genome shotgun sequence:
- the LOC115986413 gene encoding pentatricopeptide repeat-containing protein At3g26540-like, translated as MGVSAASILNHILYSRTHKPQTQPTSAKALTNTIFTHLKAGRLQKAVSILFAAPVLFPYSLYASLFQICVSNHAIVEARKVESHLVTFSPTPPVFLLNRAIETYGKCGCLVDARELFEEMPQRDGGSWNVMITSYTQGGYPEKALSLFSDMNRSGVYASEVTFASVLGSCGATLALCLSRQVHGLIVKYGFVGNVILESSLVDVYGKCQVIKDGQRMFDEIKNPTAVSWNVIVRRYLEMDDGTKAVFMFFKMFQTAVRPFNFTFSNALIACSSISALKEGKQIHGAAIKIGLEDDEVVSSPLMDMYIKCGKLENAHRVFEQLSSKDLISWTSIVSGYAISGKTREARELFDQMPERNVISWNAMLAGYARSLQWEEALDLVFLLRNATKDIDYVTIGLILNVCAGLLDVEMGKQVHGFIYRNGFLSNLVVGNALLDMYGKCGNLRSARVWFYLIISQWRDSVSWNALLTSYARHGLSEQAMTIFSEMQWETRPSKFTFGTLLAACANTFSLEHGKQIHGFMIRNGYEMDVVIRGALVDMYSKCRCLEYALVVFLESASRDVILWNSIIFGCSHNRKGRVILELFGLMEEEGVKADHVTFQGILLACIYEGLVELGTQYFYSMSNKYYVMPRLEHYECMIELYSRYGHINELEKFIKRMPFELTVPMLTKVFDACRKYECLRLGEWATKRLNELNPSMELKFQIMDRERK; from the coding sequence ATGGGTGTGAGTGCCGCCTCTATACTCAACCACATTCTTTACAGCCGAACCCACAAGCCCCAAACTCAACCTACTAGCGCCAAAGCCTTAACCAACACCATCTTCACTCACCTCAAAGCGGGTCGTCTCCAAAAAGCTGTCTCCATTCTCTTTGCTGCTCCAGTACTTTTCCCTTATTCCCTTTATGCCAGTCTCTTCCAAATTTGTGTTTCTAATCATGCCATTGTTGAAGCTCGGAAGGTCGAGTCCCATCTGGTCACCTTCTCCCCTACACCACCAGTGTTTCTCCTGAACCGAGCGATTGAGACTTATGGTAAATGTGGATGTTTAGTTGATGCAAGGGAGCTGTTTGAGGAAATGCCTCAAAGAGATGGGGGGTCTTGGAATGTGATGATTACGTCGTATACACAAGGTGGGTATCCTGAGAAAGCCTTGTCATTGTTTTCGGACATGAATAGATCAGGAGTTTATGCGAGTGAGGTCACTTTTGCAAGTGTTCTTGGGTCTTGTGGTGCAACGTTGGCACTTTGTCTTTCGAGACAGGTTCATGGGCTTATTGTGAAATATGGGTTTGTTGGGAATGTAATTTTGGAGAGTTCACTTGTTGATGTATATGGCAAATGCCAGGTTATCAAAGATGGCCAAAGAATGTTTGATGAGATTAAAAATCCAACTGCTGTTTCTTGGAATGTGATTGTGAGGCGGTATCTTGAGATGGATGATGGAACAAAGGCGgtctttatgttttttaagaTGTTCCAGACTGCTGTTAGGCCCTTCAACTTTACATTCTCTAATGCACTTATTGCTTGCTCAAGTATATCTGCACTAAAGGAGGGGAAGCAAATTCATGGAGCTGCAATTAAAATAGGTCTTGAAGATGATGAGGTTGTTTCAAGTCCTCTCATGGATATGTATATCAAGTGTGGGAAATTAGAGAATGCTCATAGGGTGTTTGAACAACTAAGTTCAAAAGATTTAATTTCTTGGACTTCAATTGTGTCAGGGTATGCTATTAGTGGGAAAACTAGGGAGGCAAGGGAGCTTTTTGATCAGATGCCTGAACGCAATGTGATATCTTGGAATGCAATGTTGGCAGGGTATGCCCGTTCCCTCCAATGGGAAGAGGCTCTGGACTTGGTATTTTTATTGCGCAATGCAACTAAAGATATTGACTATGTCACAATTGGGTTAATATTAAATGTGTGTGCTGGGCTTTTAGATGTTGAAATGGGGAAACAGGTCCACGGTTTTATATACCGAAATGGTTTCCTTTCCAATCTCGTTGTTGGCAATGCCCTTCTTGACATGTATGGTAAATGTGGTAACTTAAGAAGTGCCAGAGTTTGGTTTTACCTAATAATAAGTCAATGGAGGGATAGTGTTTCTTGGAATGCTTTATTGACTAGCTATGCTCGTCACGGCCTTAGTGAACAAGCAATGACAATATTTTCAGAGATGCAATGGGAGACAAGACCAAGCAAGTTCACGTTTGGAACCCTTTTGGCTGCTTGTGCAAATACTTTTTCTCTTGAGCATGGCAAACAAATTCATGGATTTATGATTAGAAATGGTTATGAGATGGATGTTGTGATCAGAGGAGCTTTAGTAGACATGTACTCAAAATGTCGTTGTCTTGAGTATGCTCTCGTAGTTTTTTTAGAGTCAGCGTCACGGGATGTAATTCTTTGGAACTCCATAATTTTTGGATGTTCTCACAACCGAAAAGGTAGGGTGATACTTGAATTGTTTGGGTTGATGGAGGAGGAAGGTGTAAAAGCAGATCATGTCACATTTCAAGGTATTTTGCTTGCTTGTATATATGAAGGCCTAGTTGAGTTGGGAACACAGTATTTTTATTCAATGAGCAATAAGTACTATGTCATGCCTCGGTTGGAGCACTATGAGTGTATGATTGAACTCTATAGTCGGTATGGGCACATAAATGAGCTGGAGAAATTCATTAAGAGGATGCCTTTTGAACTCACTGTTCCAATGTTGACAAAAGTCTTTGATGCTTGTAGAAAATATGAATGCTTGAGGTTGGGAGAGTGGGCTACTAAACGACTTAATGAATTGAATCCTTCAATGgaactaaaatttcaaatcatggACAGGGAGAGGAAGTAA